Proteins encoded together in one Triticum dicoccoides isolate Atlit2015 ecotype Zavitan chromosome 7B, WEW_v2.0, whole genome shotgun sequence window:
- the LOC119339947 gene encoding putative disease resistance protein At1g50180, whose translation MAESAISGVLGNVSTLALQETTLLCCASSEVEFLKHELKRLQGFLRDADNKQRRGDEGSAILVSQIKDAAYEADNVIEAAEYMRKRNRLKKGFMGAIARYGCLPSDLTTLHKVGVEIKSIRRNISEIFEYANRLKIVDDLGHTCIEKVDIDDELPQDYGPIHQNFEDVVMVGFKNEYKEIVGKLVDTEKSLSAISIVAMGGAGKTTLARKVYTSPGVKRHFEAVCWVTVSQKFKGIELLNDIMKQITGSTHRPEDQMQEHEVGKKIHDFLLQKRYLVVLDDVWETDTWEQLNRKVKAFPDATNGSRVLLTTRKEDVANHVPMPTNVHPLKKLDEEKSWELFSSKALPSYKRSAIRNVDEFEELGRDLTKKCDGLPLALAVLGGYLSKNLNAQIWSDILSDWPSTKNGQMMRDILARSYKDLPNHYLRACFLYLAAFPEDYEIYVAYLIELWIAESFIPHTPNHTLEETAQRYVTELAQRSLVQVVDRSRAHGWIERIRIHDILHDWCIEEARQDGFLDAMDKTAGQVSSLNGSSDNLMSYRFSFQTLSDQILHATPNVRSLLGFKLKSVSLPKLRFLRVLCIEDSTLKNFSSVIGRCIHIRLLRLRNCEGVVLPSSIGKLLYLQTIDLRNTILLSVVPNSLWDIPTLRHVYFHCGIKFSPPPPARSVRLQPKELQCSVLDLELETVGTDFRWHDMMIFLGQLNQLTTFSLSMDGDNIPAEVLNIFANMPHLVDIYLFKFDVLDKLPAEFPQSVRCLVLFADVVKQDPILILEKLPHLVVLELSGYQGQTMCSSAQGFPRLQELALHSFSTKEWRMEEGAMPKLSHLSLWLCKKMSKLPDGLLHLPSLGHLKLSYMPQISEDDITRKELQQKGCEVESEN comes from the exons ATGGCCGAGTCTGCCATTAGTGGCGTGCTTGGCAACGTGAGCACCCTTGCGCTTCAGGAGACCACGCTGCTGTGTTGCGCAAGCAGTGAGGTGGAGTTCCTGAAACATGAGCTGAAGCGGCTGCAAGGCTTCCTTAGAGACGCCGACAACAAACAGAGGCGGGGAGATGAAGGTTCCGCTAtcttggtcagccagatcaaggatgCGGCGTACGAGGCCGATAATGTCATCGAGGCCGCAGAGTACATGCGCAAGAGAAACAGGCTCAAGAAGGGATTCATGGGCGCCATTGCAAGGTATGGTTGCCTGCCAAGTGATTTGACTACCCTTCACAAAGTTGGTGTTGAAATAAAAAGTATAAGAAGGAACATATCTGAGATATTTGAGTATGCAAACCGTTTGAAAATAGTTGATGATTTGGGTCATACTTGCATAGAAAAGGTTGATATTGATGATGAGTTGCCTCAAGATTATGGTCCTATTCACCAAAATTTTGAAGATGTTGTTATGGTTGGTTTCAAGAATGAATACAAAGAAATAGTGGGGAAGTTAGTTGACACAGAGAAGAGTCTTAGTGCCATCTCCATAGTTGCTATGGGTGGTGCGGGGAAAACAACACTTGCTAGAAAAGTCTACACTTCGCCTGGAGTGAAACGACATTTTGAGGCAGTTTGTTGGGTGACTGTATCTCAAAAGTTTAAAGGCATTGAGTTACTAAATGATATTATGAAACAAATAACCGGGAGTACACATAGGCCAGAAGATCAAATGCAAGAGCATGAGGTGGGAAAGAAGATCCATGATTTTCTGTTGCAAAAGAGATACTTAGTAGTTCTCGATGATGTGTGGGAAACAGATACATGGGAGCAATTAAACAGAAAGGTTAAAGCATTTCCAGATGCAACTAATGGTAGTAGAGTACTGTTAACCACACGAAAGGAAGATGTTGCAAATCATGTTCCAATGCCAACCAATGTTCATCCTTTGAAGAAGTTAGATGAAGAGAAAAGCTGGGAACTTTTCAGTAGCAAAGCTTTACCATCATACAAAAGGTCTGCAATACGAAATGTGGATGAGtttgaagaacttgggagagatctTACAAAGAAATGTGATGGATTACCACTTGCACTTGCAGTTTTGGGGGGTTATCTATCAAAAAATCTGAATGCACAAATATGGTCCGATATACTCTCTGATTGGCCATCAACCAAGAATGGACAGATGATGCGGGACATACTGGCTCGCAGTTACAAGGACCTGCCAAATCATTATTTAAGAGCTTGTTTTCTCTATCTTGCTGCTTTTCCCGAGGATTATGAAATATATGTGGCGTATCTTATTGAATTGTGGATAGCAGAAAGTTTCATTCCACATACACCAAACCATACACTAGAAGAAACAGCACAGAGATATGTAACCGAGTTGGCTCAGAGAAGCTTGGTCCAAGTTGTTGACAGAAGTAGggcacatggatggatagagagaaTAAGAATTCACGATATCTTACACGACTGGTGCATAGAAGAGGCAAGACAAGATGGTTTTCTTGATGCCATGGACAAAACTGCAGGTCAGGTTTCGTCTCTTA ATGGTTCGTCTGATAACTTGATGTCTTATCGTTTTAGTTTTCAAACTTTGAGTGATCAGATTTTACATGCAACGCCTAATGTCCGAAGTCTGCTTGGCTTTAAACTTAAATCAGTGTCCCTTCCTAAGCTGAGATTCCTGAGAGTTCTTTGCATTGAAGATTCAACACTAAAAAATTTCTCCAGTGTAATTGGTCGATGCATTCACATAAGATTGCTTAGGTTGAGAAATTGTGAAGGTGTGGTGCTCCCTTCTTCAATTGGCAAACTCCTTTACTTGCAGACTATAGATCTCAGAAACACAATTTTGTTGTCAGTAGTACCAAACTCTCTCTGGGATATCCCTACTCTAAGGCATGTTTACTTTCACTGTGGGATAAAATTTTCTCCACCACCACCTGCAAGGAGTGTGCGACTGCAGCCGAAAGAGCTACAGTGCTCTGTGTTGGACTTGGAACTTGAAACTGTTGGCACCGATTTCCGCTGGCATGACATGATGATTTTCTTGGGCCAGCTGAATCAACTAACAACCTTCTCCTTGTCGATGGACGGCGATAATATACCAGCGGAGGTGCTTAACATATTTGCAAACATGCCTCACTTGGTTGATATTTATCTCTTCAAATTTGATGTGCTCGATAAGCTGCCTGCTGAGTTCCCACAAAGCGTACGTTGTCTTGTTCTATTTGCTGATGTCGTAAAACAAGACCCAATATTGATCCTGGAGAAACTACCCCATCTGGTGGTGTTGGAGTTGAGTGGGTACCAAGGCCAAACCATGTGCAGCTCtgcccaagggtttcctcgtctgcAAGAGTTAGCACTTCATAGTTTTTCCACCAAGGAGTGGAGGATGGAGGAAGGGGCAATGCCAAAGCTCTCCCACCTGTcactttggttgtgcaagaagatgaGCAAGCtccctgatgggttgctgcaccttCCGTCCCTCGGTCACCTGAAGCTGAGCTATATGCCCCAGATTTCTGAAGATGACATCACACGAAAGGAGCTGCAGCAGAAAGGATGCGAG GTGGAAAGTGAAAACTAG